Within Bacillus sp. E(2018), the genomic segment GTATTGAGACGAGTGATATCATCGATGGCATCGTGAAAAAGGCGAATCCGGATTTTGTAATAGCGATCGATGCTTTAGCATCCCGTTCGATCGAAAGAGTGAACGCTACGATTCAAGTTTCTAATACAGGTATCCATCCGGGGTCGGGTGTTGGTAATAAGCGTAAAGAACTTAGCAAAGAAACGTTAGGGATTCCGGTTATCTCTATCGGAATTCCTACGGTAGTTGATGCGGCGACGATCACTAGTGATACGATTGATTTTATTTTAAAGCACTTTGGGCGTGAAATGACCGAGAAGGATAAACCCTCTAAATCACTTTTACCAGCGGGAATGACGTTCGGGGAAAAGAAAGTACTAACAGATGATGATCTCCCTGACGAGGGTCATCGAAAATCTTTCTTAGGAATTGTCGGTGTCTTAGAAGAAGATGAAAAGCTGCGATTGATCCGAGAAGTTCTCTCTCCGATCGGGCATAACTTAATGGTGACACCGAAAGAGGTAGATGTGTTTATTGAAGATATGGCAAATGTTTTGGCGAATGGTTTGAACACAGCTCTTCATGGGGGCATCGATCAAGGTAATACTTCTTCTTACACACATTAAATTGTAGTCATGTTTGGACAAGCTTGTGCATAAATTTAAAGCGTATATCCCCGTATGGAGGAATGATCATGGCAAAATTTATGTTAAAGTGTTTTGGATTAGTAACTATTCTTTTATTTGGGGTCTTATTTGGTATTGAAAAAGCACATTTTGAGATGGATGAACTAAAAGGTTCTTCACAAGAAAGTGTTGAATCAAGTTCCAGTCCTTCAGAAGAAGCGGAAAAGGACTCTGTTTCAATAACAAGTCATGATATAAAAACGAAACAAGAAAAGTTAAGTGAAATAGATTCGTTCAATGTCTTTTCAGCACTTGGACAAAATCTCACATCTTGGATCTCTTCAGCTTTTGGTGTCATGATCTCTATATTTGGTGTTATTATTAGTGAGATGTTAGCTGTATTTTCACCTTAGAACCATAAAGGATTCCTTTATTGGTTCTTTTTATTTGAATGACTTTCAACCAACATCTGAAAAATTAATAAGCTGAAAATAAACAGAACGAAATTTAGTAAATAAGTTACTGCTAACTTAAAACAACCGTTTCACCCTATTTTTGAGGTTGTGATTGAAACGGATACTTTATATTGCTATAATCAAAGCTAGTGACTTTTCCTAAAATTGTAGGAGTGAACGTATAATGAATAGAGAAGAAAAATTAAAAAGACAAGCTAAAATTAGGAATTTCTCCATAATTGCTCATATTGATCATGGAAAATCCACTTTAGCCGACAGAATTTTGGAAGAAACGAGTGCACTAACGCAGCGTGAGATGAAAGAGCAGCTGCTGGACTCGATGGATCTTGAACGTGAACGTGGAATAACGATTAAATTAAATGCTGTTCAGCTGCAATATAAAGCAAAAGACGGTGAGATTTATACGTTCCACTTAATTGATACACCAGGACACGTAGACTTTACATACGAAGTGTCTAGAAGCTTAGCAGCCTGCGAGGGAGCATTGCTTATCGTAGATGCTGCGCAAGGAATTGAAGCGCAGACGCTCGCGAACGTGTATCTGGCACTTGAGAACGACTTAGAGATACTACCGGTTATCAACAAGATCGATCTTCCTAGTGCAGAGCCAGAACGAGTGCGTCAAGAGATTGAGGATGTTATCGGACTGGATGCATCAGAGGCTGTACTAGCTTCAGCAAAAGCTGGGATTGGTATTCAAGATATTCTTGAACAGATTGTAGCAAAAGTTCCAGCGCCACCAGGAGATCCAGAAGGACCGTTAAAGGCGCTTATCTTTGACTCTCTTTATGACCCTTACCGAGGGGTCGTGACGTATATTCGAGTAGCAGAAGGAACGGTTAAAGTCGGCGATAAGATTAAGATGATGGCAACAGGTAAAGAGTTTGAAGTACTTGAACTCGGAGTGTTTACTCCTAAAGCCGTACAAAAAGATTTCTTAACGGTTGGAGATGTAGGTTTCTTAACAGCTTCGATCAAAAATGTTGGAGACACACAAGTCGGTGATACGATCACGAGTGCGGTTAAAGGTGCAACTGAACCTTTACCTGGTTATAGAAAGATGAACCCGATGGTATACTGCGGATTATATCCAGTAGATACAGCGAAATATAACGATCTTCGTGAAGCTTTAGAACGACTAGTATTAAACGATTCTGCTCTTCAATACGAACCAGAAACCTCTCAAGCGCTTGGTTTTGGTTTCCGTTGTGGATTCTTAGGACTTCTTCACATGGAGATCATTCAAGAGCGTATCGAGCGAGAGTTTAACATCGACTTGATCGCGACAGCTCCGAGTGTTATCTACAACGTTACGATGACTGACGGAGAAAAGATTGTTGTTGATAACCCAGCAAACATGCCAGAAGCACAGAAGATTTCTGTAGTAGAAGAACCGTATGTAAAAGCATCCATCATGACACCGAACGATTATGTTGGTACGATTATGGAGATCTGTCAAAAGAAACGCGGTATTTTCATGACGATGGATTATCTAGAAAACAACCGTGTAAATGTTCTTTATGAAATTCCTCTTTCTGAGATCGTTTACGATTTCTTTGATCAGTTGAAATCAAGTACGAAGGGATACGCATCTCTTGACTACGAATTGATTGGTTATAAGCCATCTAAACTGGTTAAAATGGAAATATTACTGAACAATGAGAAGATCGACGCATTATCAGTAATCGTTCATAAAGATTTTGCTTATGAGCGAGGAAAGGTTGTCGTAGAGAAGCTGAAAGAGCTTATTCCGCGTCAACAGTTTGAAGTGCCGATCCAAGCGGCAATCGGACAGAAGATCGTGGCACGTTCAAACATTAAAGCATTACGTAAGAACGTTTTAGCTAAATGTTACGGTGGGGACATCTCACGTAAACGTAAGCTTTTAGATAAGCAAAAAGAAGGTAAGAAACGTATGAAGACGATCGGTCGAGTAGACGTTCCTCAAGAAGCATTCATGGCCGTTCTTCGTATGGATGACACAAATAACAATAAATAATAAGCAACTTAAGACCGCGAAGGCAACTCTCTAGCGGTCTTTCCTAATTTTTTAGATAAAAGGCGGTGAACATCTTGCTTAAAGCTGCATATCTGCATATCCCGTTCTGTGTACAAATTTGTCACTATTGTGATTTTAATAAGATATTTATCCATCAGCAG encodes:
- the gpr gene encoding GPR endopeptidase yields the protein MGKDLDLSAYSVRTDLAIEAHDMLLKEDEAVNKSTLEGVIIHEKDRDGIKVVRVEIDEKGAETTGKKAGIYVTFEVQGIREKDSKLQERVQEVFAHDFNRFLKEQGIKQDDTCLVVGLGNWNVTPDSLGPLVVENLTITKHLFELAPENVEEGFRPVCAISPGVMGITGIETSDIIDGIVKKANPDFVIAIDALASRSIERVNATIQVSNTGIHPGSGVGNKRKELSKETLGIPVISIGIPTVVDAATITSDTIDFILKHFGREMTEKDKPSKSLLPAGMTFGEKKVLTDDDLPDEGHRKSFLGIVGVLEEDEKLRLIREVLSPIGHNLMVTPKEVDVFIEDMANVLANGLNTALHGGIDQGNTSSYTH
- a CDS encoding DUF3679 domain-containing protein, which encodes MAKFMLKCFGLVTILLFGVLFGIEKAHFEMDELKGSSQESVESSSSPSEEAEKDSVSITSHDIKTKQEKLSEIDSFNVFSALGQNLTSWISSAFGVMISIFGVIISEMLAVFSP
- the lepA gene encoding translation elongation factor 4 — its product is MMNREEKLKRQAKIRNFSIIAHIDHGKSTLADRILEETSALTQREMKEQLLDSMDLERERGITIKLNAVQLQYKAKDGEIYTFHLIDTPGHVDFTYEVSRSLAACEGALLIVDAAQGIEAQTLANVYLALENDLEILPVINKIDLPSAEPERVRQEIEDVIGLDASEAVLASAKAGIGIQDILEQIVAKVPAPPGDPEGPLKALIFDSLYDPYRGVVTYIRVAEGTVKVGDKIKMMATGKEFEVLELGVFTPKAVQKDFLTVGDVGFLTASIKNVGDTQVGDTITSAVKGATEPLPGYRKMNPMVYCGLYPVDTAKYNDLREALERLVLNDSALQYEPETSQALGFGFRCGFLGLLHMEIIQERIEREFNIDLIATAPSVIYNVTMTDGEKIVVDNPANMPEAQKISVVEEPYVKASIMTPNDYVGTIMEICQKKRGIFMTMDYLENNRVNVLYEIPLSEIVYDFFDQLKSSTKGYASLDYELIGYKPSKLVKMEILLNNEKIDALSVIVHKDFAYERGKVVVEKLKELIPRQQFEVPIQAAIGQKIVARSNIKALRKNVLAKCYGGDISRKRKLLDKQKEGKKRMKTIGRVDVPQEAFMAVLRMDDTNNNK